One Mercurialis annua linkage group LG3, ddMerAnnu1.2, whole genome shotgun sequence DNA window includes the following coding sequences:
- the LOC126673711 gene encoding probable inactive receptor kinase At5g10020 isoform X1, giving the protein MQTISLMLVLVVVVVSVYGESEFESLLELKKGIQKHPFLVSWDSKSLASNGCPQDWYGVVCVDGHVASITLNDAALVGNFGFPLLSALQMLRNLSISNNQLTGTLSNLPPIHSLEYLDISSNLFQGIIPSGFPHLLRLKYLDLGGNSFSGDIMNLVSQLGGVLHLDLSSNHFTGSLDLGLGDDTFISSIQYFNISHNSLVGQLFAHDGIPYFDSLEVFDASNNQLTGDIPPFQFVVSLRILRLGTNRLSGSLPEALLQDKSMLLSELDLSLNQLQGPVRSITSATLKKLNLSSNNLSGPLPATVGQCAVVDLSNNMLSGDLSRIQNWGNYVEVIQLSNNFLTGPLPNQTSQFLRLTSLKISNNSINGELPPVLTTYSKLQVVDLSLNSLSGSLLPDLLASTTLTHLNLSANNFTGPISPQEPQDTTQNMKLVSLDLSFNSFDGHLPPEISKFNNLVYLNLSNNRLEGAIPEDLPDGLREFNVSSNNLSGVVPDNLRRFPDSAFHPGNLLLIFPNMPSSQERAPDLTLREHQSHMKRLIKVSLIAGMVGTATVLVILCLLIYYWNHRKQDRRNVKGDEHNEDVPQEHSLSHTSAVNKNLDQSLSFSFHQSLVPSSQLGSAGADHGDTSSVQKNLNNHPESRRKDEGLSSPLSHLSSSNPSPSKSRLSFDNPGVLQVYSPEKLAGELYLFDVSLVLTAEELSCAPAEVIGKSCHGSLYKATLNSGNELAVKWLKEGIAKGRKEFAREVRKLGNIRHPNLVSLQGYYWGPKDHEKMILSNYVNGHCLAFHLQETEPRNLPPLSLDDRLRIAVNVARCLNYLHNERAIPHGNLKSTNILLEPPNMNPLLTDYSLHRILTSAGTAAQVLNAGALGYMPPEFGSSSKPCPSLKSDVYAFGVILLELLTGKCSGEIVSADPGVVDLTEWVRLLAEENRCSECFDKLLLDEKNVEAARVVDEMLHVALTCILPASERPDMKSVFEDLSAIVL; this is encoded by the exons ATGCAGACAATTAGTTTGATGTTAGTGTTAGTGGTAGTGGTAGTGAGTGTGTATGGAGAATCAGAGTTTGAGTCACTTTTGGAGCTAAAGAAGGGCATTCAGAAGCACCCATTTCTTGTGTCATGGGATTCCAAGTCCCTGGCATCCAATGGTTGCCCTCAGGACTGGTACGGAGTTGTCTGTGTGGATGGTCATGTCGCTTCCATTACTCTCAATGATGCTGCTCTTGTTGGCAACTTTGGTTTTCCACTTCTTTCCGCCCTTCAAATGCTTCGAAATTTATCCATTTCCAATAACCAACTCACCGGAACTCTCTCCAATCTTCCTCCCATTCACTCTCTTGAGTATCTCGATATTTCCTCCAATTTGTTCCAAGGCATCATCCCTTCTGGTTTCCCACATCTTTTGCGGCTCAAATATTTAGACTTGGGAGGTAATAGCTTTTCTGGAGATATAATGAATCTTGTTTCTCAGTTGGGCGGCGTGCTTCATCTTGACTTGAGCAGCAATCACTTCACTGGTTCATTGGATTTGGGGCTTGGAGATGATACTTTTATTTCGTCCATTCAATACTTTAATATAAGCCACAACTCCCTGGTCGGACAACTCTTTGCTCATGATGGAATCCCATATTTTGACAGTTTAGAGGTATTTGATGCTAGTAATAATCAGTTAACGGGTGACATACCTCCATTTCAATTTGTAGTCTCTCTTCGGATTCTTAGGCTTGGAACTAACAGGTTGTCAGGGTCTCTGCCAGAAGCTCTTCTGCAAGACAAATCAATGTTATTGTCTGAACTGGACCTTAGCCTTAATCAACTTCAAG GTCCCGTTCGAAGTATCACTTCTGCAACCCTGAAGAAACTTAATTTGTCTTCAAATAATCTCTCAGGTCCATTACCAGCCACTGTAGGGCAATGTGCCGTAGTTGATCTAAGTAATAATATGCTCTCAGGAGATTTATCAAGAATACAGAATTGGGGAAATTATGTGGAAGTTATTCAGTTGAGTAACAACTTTTTGACTGGACCTTTGCCTAATCAGACTTCCCAATTCTTGAGGTTGACTTCACTTAAGATatcaaacaattcaataaaTGGTGAACTTCCACCTGTATTAACTACATACTCAAAGCTCCAGGTGGTAGATCTTAGCCTGAATTCTCTTAGTGGATCCCTCCTTCCAGACCTCCTTGCTTCAACAACACTGACTCACCTCAACTTGTCAGCCAACAATTTCACTGGGCCAATCTCACCTCAGGAACCACAAGACACAACCCAGAATATGAAATTGGTCTCTCTGGATTTGTCATTTAACTCTTTTGATGGACATTTGCCCCCTGAAATCAGTAAGTTTAATAACCTGGTATACCTTAACCTATCCAATAACAGACTCGAAGGAGCCATCCCTGAGGACCTTCCAGATGGATTGAGAGAATTTAATGTGTCTTCTAACAATCTCTCAGGTGTTGTCCCTGATAACTTAAGGCGGTTTCCTGATTCAGCTTTCCATCCTGGAAATCTGCTGTTGATTTTTCCTAATATGCCATCGTCACAGGAACGAGCTCCAGACCTGACTCTAAGGGAGCATCAATCTCACATGAAACGTCTTATTAAAGTTTCTCTTATAGCTGGTATGGTTGGCACTGCTACTGTCCTAGTTATTTTGTGCTTGCTAATTTACTATTGGAACCATCGCAAACAAGATAGGAGAAATGTAAAAGGAGATGAGCACAATGAGGATGTGCCGCAAGAGCATTCTCTTTCTCATACCTCAGCCGTTAACAAGAATTTGGATCAGTCATTATCATTTAGTTTCCATCAAAGTCTTGTGCCGTCATCACAGTTAGGATCTGCAGGTGCTGATCATGGTGACACATCATCAGTTCAAAAGAATCTTAACAATCATCCTGAATCAAGAAGAAAAGATGAAGGACTATCCTCCCCCCTGTCTCATTTGTCATCATCAAATCCATCTCCTTCTAAAAGCCGACTTTCCTTTGACAATCCTGGTGTCCTTCAGGTTTATTCTCCTGAAAAATTGGCAGGGGAGTTGTATCTGTTTGATGTCTCCCTAGTGCTTACAGCAGAAGAACTTTCATGTGCTCCAGCAGAAGTTATTGGGAAGAGTTGCCATGGATCTCTATATAAAGCTACACTGAACTCGGGTAATGAACTGGCTGTGAAATGGTTAAAAGAGGGAATAGCAAAAGGGCGGAAGGAATTTGCAAGGGAAGTAAGGAAACTTGGGAACATCAGACATCCAAATTTAGTTTCTCTTCAAGGTTACTACTGGGGCCCGAAGGACCACGAGAAGATGATATTATCTAATTATGTTAATGGACATTGTTTAGCCTTCCATCTTCAAG AAACAGAGCCAAGAAATCTCCCTCCTTTATCTCTGGATGATCGACTTAGGATTGCTGTTAATGTAGCTCGCTGTCTGAACTACCTACACAACGAGAGAGCAATACCCCATGGAAACCTCAAATCTACAAACATTTTATTAGAACCTCCCAACATGAATCCTTTGCTGACAGATTACAGTCTCCACCGAATATTGACATCGGCTGGCACAGCAGCACAAGTTTTGAATGCCGGTGCTCTTGGATATATGCCGCCTGAGTTTGGCAGCTCAAGCAAACCCTGCCCATCATTAAAGAGCGACGTATATGCATTTGGGGTTATCTTGTTGGAGCTTCTAACTGGAAAATGTTCCGGGGAGATTGTTTCTGCAGACCCAGGAGTAGTTGATCTGACAGAGTGGGTAAGGTTATTGGCGGAAGAAAACCGCTGCAGCGAGTGCTTTGACAAGCTGCTTCTTGATGAGAAAAATGTGGAGGCAGCAAGAGTTGTTGATGAAATGCTGCATGTGGCTCTAACATGTATCCTACCAGCATCTGAGAGGCCCGACATGAAATCTGTTTTCGAAGATCTTTCAGCCATAGTGTTATAA
- the LOC126673711 gene encoding probable inactive receptor kinase At5g10020 isoform X2: MQTISLMLVLVVVVVSVYGESEFESLLELKKGIQKHPFLVSWDSKSLASNGCPQDWYGVVCVDGHVASITLNDAALVGNFGFPLLSALQMLRNLSISNNQLTGTLSNLPPIHSLEYLDISSNLFQGIIPSGFPHLLRLKYLDLGGNSFSGDIMNLVSQLGGVLHLDLSSNHFTGSLDLGLGDDTFISSIQYFNISHNSLVGQLFAHDGIPYFDSLEVFDASNNQLTGDIPPFQFVVSLRILRLGTNRLSGSLPEALLQDKSMLLSELDLSLNQLQGPVRSITSATLKKLNLSSNNLSGPLPATVGQCAVVDLSNNMLSGDLSRIQNWGNYVEVIQLSNNFLTGPLPNQTSQFLRLTSLKISNNSINGELPPVLTTYSKLQVVDLSLNSLSGSLLPDLLASTTLTHLNLSANNFTGPISPQEPQDTTQNMKLVSLDLSFNSFDGHLPPEISKFNNLVYLNLSNNRLEGAIPEDLPDGLREFNVSSNNLSGVVPDNLRRFPDSAFHPGNLLLIFPNMPSSQERAPDLTLREHQSHMKRLIKVSLIAGMVGTATVLVILCLLIYYWNHRKQDRRNVKGDEHNEDVPQEHSLSHTSAVNKNLDQSLSFSFHQSLVPSSQLGSAGADHGDTSSVQKNLNNHPESRRKDEGLSSPLSHLSSSNPSPSKSRLSFDNPGVLQVYSPEKLAGELYLFDVSLVLTAEELSCAPAEVIGKSCHGSLYKATLNSGNELAVKWLKEGIAKGRKEFAREVRKLGNIRHPNLVSLQGYYWGPKDHEKMILSNYVNGHCLAFHLQDIADYQLLDL, from the exons ATGCAGACAATTAGTTTGATGTTAGTGTTAGTGGTAGTGGTAGTGAGTGTGTATGGAGAATCAGAGTTTGAGTCACTTTTGGAGCTAAAGAAGGGCATTCAGAAGCACCCATTTCTTGTGTCATGGGATTCCAAGTCCCTGGCATCCAATGGTTGCCCTCAGGACTGGTACGGAGTTGTCTGTGTGGATGGTCATGTCGCTTCCATTACTCTCAATGATGCTGCTCTTGTTGGCAACTTTGGTTTTCCACTTCTTTCCGCCCTTCAAATGCTTCGAAATTTATCCATTTCCAATAACCAACTCACCGGAACTCTCTCCAATCTTCCTCCCATTCACTCTCTTGAGTATCTCGATATTTCCTCCAATTTGTTCCAAGGCATCATCCCTTCTGGTTTCCCACATCTTTTGCGGCTCAAATATTTAGACTTGGGAGGTAATAGCTTTTCTGGAGATATAATGAATCTTGTTTCTCAGTTGGGCGGCGTGCTTCATCTTGACTTGAGCAGCAATCACTTCACTGGTTCATTGGATTTGGGGCTTGGAGATGATACTTTTATTTCGTCCATTCAATACTTTAATATAAGCCACAACTCCCTGGTCGGACAACTCTTTGCTCATGATGGAATCCCATATTTTGACAGTTTAGAGGTATTTGATGCTAGTAATAATCAGTTAACGGGTGACATACCTCCATTTCAATTTGTAGTCTCTCTTCGGATTCTTAGGCTTGGAACTAACAGGTTGTCAGGGTCTCTGCCAGAAGCTCTTCTGCAAGACAAATCAATGTTATTGTCTGAACTGGACCTTAGCCTTAATCAACTTCAAG GTCCCGTTCGAAGTATCACTTCTGCAACCCTGAAGAAACTTAATTTGTCTTCAAATAATCTCTCAGGTCCATTACCAGCCACTGTAGGGCAATGTGCCGTAGTTGATCTAAGTAATAATATGCTCTCAGGAGATTTATCAAGAATACAGAATTGGGGAAATTATGTGGAAGTTATTCAGTTGAGTAACAACTTTTTGACTGGACCTTTGCCTAATCAGACTTCCCAATTCTTGAGGTTGACTTCACTTAAGATatcaaacaattcaataaaTGGTGAACTTCCACCTGTATTAACTACATACTCAAAGCTCCAGGTGGTAGATCTTAGCCTGAATTCTCTTAGTGGATCCCTCCTTCCAGACCTCCTTGCTTCAACAACACTGACTCACCTCAACTTGTCAGCCAACAATTTCACTGGGCCAATCTCACCTCAGGAACCACAAGACACAACCCAGAATATGAAATTGGTCTCTCTGGATTTGTCATTTAACTCTTTTGATGGACATTTGCCCCCTGAAATCAGTAAGTTTAATAACCTGGTATACCTTAACCTATCCAATAACAGACTCGAAGGAGCCATCCCTGAGGACCTTCCAGATGGATTGAGAGAATTTAATGTGTCTTCTAACAATCTCTCAGGTGTTGTCCCTGATAACTTAAGGCGGTTTCCTGATTCAGCTTTCCATCCTGGAAATCTGCTGTTGATTTTTCCTAATATGCCATCGTCACAGGAACGAGCTCCAGACCTGACTCTAAGGGAGCATCAATCTCACATGAAACGTCTTATTAAAGTTTCTCTTATAGCTGGTATGGTTGGCACTGCTACTGTCCTAGTTATTTTGTGCTTGCTAATTTACTATTGGAACCATCGCAAACAAGATAGGAGAAATGTAAAAGGAGATGAGCACAATGAGGATGTGCCGCAAGAGCATTCTCTTTCTCATACCTCAGCCGTTAACAAGAATTTGGATCAGTCATTATCATTTAGTTTCCATCAAAGTCTTGTGCCGTCATCACAGTTAGGATCTGCAGGTGCTGATCATGGTGACACATCATCAGTTCAAAAGAATCTTAACAATCATCCTGAATCAAGAAGAAAAGATGAAGGACTATCCTCCCCCCTGTCTCATTTGTCATCATCAAATCCATCTCCTTCTAAAAGCCGACTTTCCTTTGACAATCCTGGTGTCCTTCAGGTTTATTCTCCTGAAAAATTGGCAGGGGAGTTGTATCTGTTTGATGTCTCCCTAGTGCTTACAGCAGAAGAACTTTCATGTGCTCCAGCAGAAGTTATTGGGAAGAGTTGCCATGGATCTCTATATAAAGCTACACTGAACTCGGGTAATGAACTGGCTGTGAAATGGTTAAAAGAGGGAATAGCAAAAGGGCGGAAGGAATTTGCAAGGGAAGTAAGGAAACTTGGGAACATCAGACATCCAAATTTAGTTTCTCTTCAAGGTTACTACTGGGGCCCGAAGGACCACGAGAAGATGATATTATCTAATTATGTTAATGGACATTGTTTAGCCTTCCATCTTCAAG ATATTGCTGATTATCAGCTTCTGGACTTATAA